In Candidatus Methylomirabilis sp., a genomic segment contains:
- a CDS encoding zinc-ribbon domain-containing protein, producing the protein METKEELPREETPSAAGPFCPGCGKPHAAEAVFCPHCGKGLRPAEKGGGA; encoded by the coding sequence GTGGAGACCAAGGAGGAGTTGCCGCGGGAGGAGACCCCGAGCGCCGCCGGGCCCTTCTGTCCCGGCTGCGGCAAGCCGCACGCCGCTGAGGCCGTCTTCTGTCCCCACTGCGGGAAGGGGCTGCGGCCTGCCGAGAAGGGCGGGGGCGCGTGA
- a CDS encoding CBS domain-containing protein has translation MYTVESVMKKPVVRIAATATVAEAIHRMHERGISSILVEPQTPGGPYGIMTKRDVLSKVVAPGKDPGQLRVADLMSSPVITLPRTTTLRECSALMMEKEIRRVLVAQGTEILGIVSDTDIFAAVEERGWGPTF, from the coding sequence ATGTACACGGTGGAGAGCGTGATGAAGAAGCCCGTGGTGCGCATCGCGGCCACGGCCACGGTGGCCGAGGCGATCCACCGGATGCACGAGCGGGGGATCTCCAGCATTCTGGTGGAGCCCCAGACTCCCGGCGGCCCCTACGGCATCATGACCAAGCGGGACGTCCTCTCGAAGGTGGTCGCGCCCGGCAAGGATCCGGGTCAGCTGCGCGTGGCGGACTTGATGTCGAGTCCCGTGATCACCCTCCCCCGGACCACGACGCTCCGGGAGTGCTCGGCCCTGATGATGGAGAAGGAGATCCGGCGGGTCCTCGTGGCCCAGGGGACCGAGATCCTGGGCATCGTGAGCGATACCGATATCTTTGCTGCCGTGGAGGAGCGCGGCTGGGGCCCAACCTTCTAA